The following proteins are encoded in a genomic region of Corylus avellana chromosome ca4, CavTom2PMs-1.0:
- the LOC132179557 gene encoding uncharacterized protein LOC132179557, with the protein MKALLSPQPSFSSISPIHINRPRNLTYSPIKTSLRFSSNDYDRRIGRKPCLAVEATLDSATIDQLGLPESDIRNPAVSSSYRSPKSPKPNQTVLDAQARVCTGPTQTRPLSEDQAFKVLDTILRSAKGELKDEEEVSKAQLGAFFAGMTIRANAFPEATQWSEGERRAMNSFWPLLARALPPDVIFIADPEGSIMGVGSSIGPQYVGNSSSEMRLVGALREVLAGGHLGYEEVQGVLRDVLPLKVDDEEKSGVSESLLSAFLIGQRMNRETDRELKAYCLAFDDELGPAPVADIKSLTHYGEPYDGNTRYFRSTLFVAAVRSCYGESCLLHGVEWMPPKGGITEEQMLKFMGANTSLSPLQAKDLLEDEEVGFAYITQREARPSLYSLASLREHIKKRPPVATTEKVQQFVKARGREAMVAGFYHDGYEEPLLMLMKRRGVDAGLVVKGEEGALSMTTRLRSAHISKGFPVNYCSGFRLLSMVSACEVDGVSRQNFNLEVNAKDYGFEPTNTPRTDRSVSKNIELGLAALHGEKGPAYDRIVLNAGMVDHLLGCDGAEDISIALDRAREAIDSGKALKRLLNYIKISHQVR; encoded by the exons ATGAAGGCTCTGCTGAGTCCACAACCTTCGTTCTCATCCATCTCTCCAATCCACATCAACAGGCCTCGGAATCTTACGTATTCGCCGATCAAAACCTCTCTTCGATTTTCCTCAAATGACTATGACCGTCGAATTGGAAGAAAGCCTTGTTTGGCCGTGGAAGCCACACTGGACTCAGCCACGATCGACCAATTAGGGCTTCCAGAGTCCGATATTCGGAACCCAGCGGTTTCATCTTCGTATCGTAGTCCCAAGTCGCCGAAGCCGAATCAGACGGTGCTCGATGCCCAAGCTAGGGTTTGCACGGGGCCCACCCAGACCAGGCCGCTCAGTGAGGACCAGGCTTTCAAGGTCTTGGATACCATCTTAAGATCAG CTAAGGGAGAACtcaaagatgaagaagaagttTCCAAAGCCCAGCTTGGGGCCTTTTTCGCGGGGATGACGATCCGTGCGAATGCCTTTCCCGAAGCGACCCAATGGAGTGAGGGGGAAAGGCGTGCAATGAACTCGTTCTGGCCGCTCCTGGCTCGAGCACTTCCGCCGGATGTAATCTTCATTGCCGATCCCGAAGGCTCTATAATGGGAGTAGGGAGTTCTATCGGGCCCCAATACGTCGGCAATAGCTCCAGCGAAATGAGATTGGTTGGTGCCCTAAGGGAAGTTCTGGCCGGAGGCCATCTTGGATATGAGGAGGTCCAAGGTGTTTTAAGAGATGTTCTTCCGCTGAAAGTAGACGATGAGGAGAAATCTGGAGTAAGTGAGTCATTGCTTTCGGCCTTTTTAATAGGTCAACGTATGAACAGGGAAACCGATCGTGAATTAAAGGCATACTGCCTTGCGTTTGATGATGAACTCG GTCCTGCTCCTGTGGCCGATATTAAATCATTGACTCATTATGGTGAACCTTATGATGGAAACACACGTTACTTCAGGAGCACATTGTTTGTTGCTGCAGTTAGATCCTGTTATGGTGAATCTTGCTTGCTTCATGGTGTCGAATGGATGCCACCAAAG GGGGGCATCACTGAAGAACAAATGCTGAAATTTATGGGAGCAAATACAAGCTTATCCCCGTTGCAGGCAAAAGATCTTCTCGAG GATGAGGAAGTCGGTTTTGCTTACATAACTCAACGTGAAGCTCGCCCATCTTT ATATTCATTGGCTAGTTTGAGGGAGCATATAAAAAAGCGCCCCCCTGTGGCAACAACTGAAAAGGTTCAGCAATTTGTTAAG GCTCGAGGGAGGGAAGCAATGGTTGCTGGATTTTATCATGATGGTTATGAGGAGCCACTGTTGATGCTCATGAAGAGAAGAGGTGTTGATGCTGGCTTGGTGGTGAAG GGTGAGGAAGGGGCACTCTCAATGACAACGAGATTGCGGTCAGCACACATTTCAAAAGGATTTCCTGTGAACTACTGTTCGGGTTTCCGTTTGCTGAGCATGGTGTCCGCTTGTGAAGTTGATG GTGTGTCACGTCAGAATTTCAATCTAGAGGTTAACGCCAAGGACTATGGTTTTGAGCCTACCAATACTCCAAGAACTGATAGATCG GTCTCAAAGAATATTGAGTTGGGTTTAGCAGCTCTTCATGGTGAAAAGGGACCTGCATATGATCGGATAGTGTTAAATGCTGGAATGGTGGATCATTTGCTGGGATGTGATGGTGCAGAGGACATATCCATCGCGCTGGATAGAGCGAGAGAGGCCATTGACAGTGGCAAGGCTTTAAAAAGGCTCTTAAATTACATAAAGATTTCTCACCAAGTGAGGTAA
- the LOC132177423 gene encoding ribose-phosphate pyrophosphokinase 4, translating to MAATRQLCSPPTQNPNLPHSHSHALESLSRPSEIKFSKKKIRSHSIRCDITSFDFDKPQNWADPIRLIHNSSSSHSPSSVPMAARNSPPKNVKKVCLFYCAETKALAERIAAESDAIELRGITWRTFDDGFPNLFIPNAQGIRGQHVAFLASFSSPGLIFEQLSVVYALPKLFVSSFTLVLPFFPTGTSERMEDEGDVATAFTLARILSHIPISRGGPTSLVTFDIHALQERFYFGDNILPCFESGIPLLKSRLQELPDSDNISIAFPDDGAWKRFHKLLQHFPTIVCAKVREGDKRIVRIKEGDPAGRHVVIVDDLVQSGGTLIECQRVLAAHGATKISAYVTHGIFPNRSWERFERDNGGNPENGLTYFWITDSCPLTVTAVKNKPPFEVLSLAGSIAAALQI from the exons ATGGCGGCCACCCGACAGCTTTGCTCCCCGCCtacccaaaaccctaacctccctcactctcactctcacgcCCTCGAATCTCTTTCTCGACCCTCGGAAATCAAATTCTCGAAGAAGAAGATCAGGAGCCACAGCATCAGGTGCGATATCACGAGCTTCGACTTCGACAAGCCCCAGAACTGGGCCGATCCGATTCGCTTGATTCacaactcttcttcttctcactCGCCCTCTTCCGTGCCAATGGCCGCGCGCAATTCGCCTCCTAAGAATGTGAAGAAGGTCTGCCTGTTCTACTGCGCGGAGACCAAGGCCCTCGCCGAGAGAATCGCTGCCGAGTCCGATGCCATTGAGCTCCGCGGCATCACCTGGAG AACATTTGATGATGGATTCCCGAACTTGTTCATACCCAATGCGCAAGGCATTCGAGGACAGCACGTGGCGTTTCTGGCGTCGTTTAGCTCCCCTGGACTGATATTTGAGCAGCTCTCTGTCGTTTACGCATTGCCGAAGTTATTCGTATCGTCGTTCACCCTCGTGCTGCCCTTCTTCCCCACGGGAACTTCGGAGCGCATGGAGGATGAAGGAGATGTTGCCACAGCTTTTACTCTTGCTAGGATTTTGTCGCACATACCCATTTCGAGGGGAGGGCCTACTAGCCTAGTTACCTTCGATATCCATGCTTTGCAG GAGAGGTTCTACTTTGGTGATAATATTCTACCATGCTTTGAGAGCGGGATACCTTTGCTTAAAAGTAGGCTCCAAGAGCTTCCTGATTCTGACAat ATTTCCATTGCTTTTCCGGATGATGGTGCATGGAAACGATTTCATAAGCTACTACAGCATTTTCCAACG ATTGTTTGTGCTAAAGTTCGGGAAGGAGACAAACGAATAGTTCGAATCAAGGAGGGAGATCCTGCTGGACGGCATGTTGTGATTGTTGATGATTTGGTTCAGTCAGGTGGCACTCTTATTGAATGTCAG aGAGTGTTGGCTGCCCATGGAGCGACAAAAATCAGTGCTTATGTGACACATGGGATATTTCCTAATAGGTCGTGGGAACGCTTTGAACGTGACAATGGAG GGAATCCTGAGAATGGGCTGACCTACTTCTGGATAACGGACTCATGTCCATTGACAGTAACTGCAGTAAAAAACAAGCCGCCATTTGAAGTTCTTAGCCTTGCTGGTTCCATAGCTGCTGCACTTCAAATATAA